In Sciurus carolinensis chromosome 17, mSciCar1.2, whole genome shotgun sequence, one genomic interval encodes:
- the LOC124969292 gene encoding olfactory receptor 7G2-like, protein MEGRNQTAIPKFLLLGLTDDPALQPLIFSFFLSLYLVTILGNLLIILVISSDPHLLTPMYFFLSNLSFTDICISTTTIPKILANIQAQDQSITYTGCLSQMCFVLIFGGLENCLLAVMAYDRFVAICHPLRYTVIMNPHLCVLLVLLCLLITTVNALLHSLMVLRLSFCTDLEIAHFFCELTQVITLACSDTLINNLLVFWGTSLFAGIPLSGIFFSYAQIVSSILKIQSVGGRYKAFSTCGSHLSVVSLFYGTGFGVYMSSAVSDSSIKNVVASMMYMVVPQMLNPSSTV, encoded by the coding sequence ATGGAAGGCAGAAACCAAACAGCTATTCCAAAATTCCTTCTCCTGGGGCTGACAGAtgacccagcactgcagcccctcatcttcagcTTCTTCCTGTCCCTCtacctggtcaccatcctggggaacctgctcatcatcctggtcATCAGCTCTGACCCCCACCTCctcacccccatgtacttcttcctctccaacctgtccttcacCGACATCTGCATAAGCACAACCACCATCCCCAAGATCCTGGCCAACATCCAAGCACAGGATCAGAGCATCACCTAcacaggctgcctctcccagatgtGCTTTGTCTTGATTTTTGGTGGTTTAGAAAATTGTCTGcttgcagtgatggcctatgaccgctttgtggccatTTGCCACCCCCTGAGGTACACTGTCATCATGAACCCCCACCTCTGTGTACTGCTGGTTCTGCTCTGCCTGCTGATCACCACTGTGAATGCCCTCCTGCACAGTCTGATGGTGCTGcggctgtccttctgcacagaccttGAGATcgcccacttcttctgtgaactgacTCAAGTCATCACACTGGCCTGTTCTGACACTCTAATTAATAACTTGCTGGTATTTTGGGGAACAAGCCTATTTGCTGGCATCCCTCTCtctgggatttttttctcttatgctCAAATTGTCTCCTCTATTTTGAAGATCCAATCAGTGGGTGGAAGgtataaagccttttccacctgtgggtctcacctctcagtGGTGTCCTTATTCTATGGGACAGGTTTTGGTGTGTATATGAGTTCTGCAGTAAGTGACTCTTCCATTAAGAATGTAGTGGCTTCGATGATGTACATGGTGGTCCCTCAAATGCTAAACCCTTCATCTACAGTTTGA